Genomic window (Saccharothrix australiensis):
AGGGTGGTCGGCACGGGTGCGGCCGGTGCCGCCCCGCGCCGCGTCAGGCGGCCGATGACCAGCGCCACGAGCACCCCGACGACGGTCGGCACGGCACCCACCGCCGCGACCCACTGGAGGCCGGGGCCGCCGGCGATGACCGCGCCGCCGATCATCGGGCCGAGCGCGGCGGCCACGTTGAACGCCGAGATGTTCACCGACGCCACCAGGCCGGCCGCCGGGCCCGCCTGGCCCATGAGGAACGTGTGCAGCAGCGGACCCGAGGCGAACGCGCTCGCGCCGAGCACGAACAGCGCCACCACGGCCGTCACCTTGGTCTCCAGCAGGAAGCCCTGCGCCAGCAGCAGCACGGTCAGCGCCGCCAGCGGGATGGGCAGCACCTTCGGGATCACGTGCGGCGGCACGCGCCCGGCGATCGTGCTGCCCACCATCGTGCCCAGGCCGTAGACCAGCAGGACGCCGGTCACCCAGGCCGGGTCGAAGCCCGTGATGTCGGTCAGCGCGGGCGCGACGTAGGTGAACGCGGTGATCATGCCCGTGAAGGACAGGACGGTGGTCAGCAGGCCGAGCAGGACCGTCCGCTTGCCGAACGCGAACAGGCTGGCCCGGACGCCGGGGTCGGGCTCGTGCTCGACCTTCGGCGCGCCCAGCACGACACCGACGAGGCCGAGCAGGGTGAGCGCGGCGACCAGCGCGAACGACGCGCGCCAGCCGTAGTTCTGGCCGATCAGCGTGCCGATCGGGATGCCGAGGACGGTGGACAGCGCCACGCCGTTGACGACCTTGGCGATGGCCGCGGTCTGCTTCTCCGGTGGCACGGCGGCCACCGCGACCTGCGAGGCGACCGCGAAGAACAGGCCCTGGGCCAGCGCCGCGACCATGCGGGCCGCCATCAGGGTGGTGTAGTCGCCGGCCAGCGCGCACGCCGCGGACGCGAGCAGCGCGAGCACCATGACGGCGATCAGCAGGGACCGGCGCGGCAGGCGGCCGGTCAGGACGGTGAGCACGGGTCCGCCGATGGCCACGGACACCGCGTACGCGGTGACCAGGAGGCCGGCGGTCGGCAGGGCCACGTCGAGGTCCGCGGCGACGTCGGGCAGCACGCCCACGACGATGAACTCGGAGGTGCCGACGGCGAATGCGCACAGCATCAGGACGAGAGCGATCACGGGAGCGACCGTAAAGTGTGACACTGACGTCAGGGTCAAGCCTGGGTGATCGACGGCTCTTTCGCCCCGAGGAGGGAATACGTGCTGATCGGCGAGTTGAGCGAGCGGACCGGCGCCACCGTGCGGATGCTGCGCTACTACGAGCAGCAGGGCCTGCTGCGGCCCCGGCGCACCGGGTCGCGCTACCGCGTCTACGACGAGGCCGACGTGGAGCGGGTCCGCAGCGTCCGCTGCCTGATCGGCTCGGGCCTGAACGTCCGGCTCGTGCGCCTCGTCCTCGCCCACGCGTTCGGGGAGCAGGTGGACCTGCCCGCGGACGAGGCGCGTTGCGTGCCGCTGCTGGAGATGCTCCAGGACGAGCTGGGCAACGTGGCGCAGCGCATCGAGGCGTTGGAGCGGACGCGCACCCACCTGTCGCGGCTCGTCTCGGACGTGGAGGTGATCCTGGCCGCGCGGCGTGGTGAGGGAGTCGATGGGGAGGCGTGCTCCGGGCTGACGGCGGGGGCGGTGCGGGCCCACGTGGAGGAGGCCGGTGGGGAACAGGCCGGCTTGGCGCGGGCCGGAATGGCTCGGGCCGATGTGGTGGGCGCTGAGGTGGTGGGTGCCGACGTGGTGGGCGCCGAGGTGGTGGGCGCTGAGGTGGTGGGCGCTGAGATGGCGCGTTGAGGCGGTGGTCGACCGGCCGACGCGGGACGGCCCCCGGCGGGTGCCGGGGGCCGTCGCGGGGTCAGAGCTTGACCGGGTAGTGCGGCTCCGGCACCTGCGGCCGGATGCGGCCCTCGATGAAGATGCCGTGCCAGATCATGAACACCAGCAGCGCCCAGATGCGGCGGCTGTTGTCCGCCACCCCGGACCGGTGCTCCTCGATGACCCGCAGCACCGCGGTCTTGTCGATGTACTGGTCGGTCTGCGACTGGCGGACGATGTCGATCGCCCACTCGTGCATCTCGTCCTTCAGCCAGTGCCGGATCGGCACCGGGAAGCCCAGCTTGCGCCGGTTGAGCACGTGCGCGGGCACGATGTCGCGGATCGCCCGGCGCAGCGCGTGCTTGGTCGTCTCCTTGGTGAGCTTCAGCTCCGACGGCACCTGGGAGGCGATCCGGAACACCTCGGGGTCCAGGAACGGCACCCGCAGCTCCAGCGAGTTCGCCATCGTCATCTTGTCGGCCTTGACCAGGATGTCGCCCCGCAGCCACGTGAACAGGTCCACGTGCTGCATCCGCGTCACCGGGTCCCAGCCCTGCGACTCGCGGTACGGCTGGGCCGTCACGTCCTGGTGCGACACGTTCGGGTCGTACGTGCGCAGCACCTGCCGCAGCTGGTCGTCCAGGAAGATCCGGGCGTTGCCGTAGTAGCGCTCCTCCAGGGTCAGCGCCCCCCGCCGCAACAGGTCCTTGCCGCGCACGCCCTGAGGGATCTTGGTGGACACCCGGCCCATCGCCTTGCGCAGCGCGCCCGGCACCTTCTCGAACGGCGCGAGCGACAGCGGCTCCCGGTAGATCGTGTAGCCGCCGAACAGCTCGTCCGCGCCCTCGCCGGACAGCACCACCTTCACGTGCTCGCGCGCCTCGCGGGCGATGAACCACAGCGGCACCAGCGCCGGGTCCGCCACCGGGTCGTCCAGGTACCACGTGATGAGCGGCAGGGCGTCCATCATCTCCTGCGCCGTCACCGCCCGGACCACGTGCTTCACGCCGATCGCCGCCGCCGACTCCGCCGCCACGTCGATCTCGGAGTACCCGGCCCGCTCGAAGCCGGTGGTGAACGTGATCAGGTCCGGGTTGTGCTCCTTGGCCAGCGCCGCGACCACCGTCGAGTCGATGCCGCCGGACAGGAACGAGCCGACCGTCACGTCCGCCCGCATGTGCTTGGCCACCGAGTCCCGCAGCGCCTCGGTGATCTCGTCGTACAGGCGGTTCGCGTCCGCGTCGCCGTGCACCGCGCGCGGCCGGAACGTCGCCGGGAAGTACCGCTCGACCACCGGCTTGCCACCGGGCGCCACGGTGAACGACGTGCCGGACTCGATCCGGTGAACCTGCCCGTGCAGCGACTCCGGCTCGGGCACGTACTGGAGGATCAGGTAGTGCTGGAGGGCCTTGCGGTCCAGTTCCGGCCGGATGCCCAGGGTCGGCGCCAGCTCCAGCACGGACTTCTTCTCGCTGGAGAACGCCACGCCACCGGGGCCCGCCGCGTAGTACAGCGGCTTGATCCCGAACGGGTCGCGCGCGCCGAACACCACCTTGCGCTCGGAGTCCCAGATCAGGAACGCGAACATGCCTCGCAGCTTGGCCACCGCCGCCGGGCCCCAGTAGTGGTAGGCCGCGACGATCGTCTCGGTGTCGCCGTCGGTCGCGAACACCGCGCCGAACTGCTTGGTCAGCTCGGCCCGCAGCTCGACGTAGTTGTAGATCTCACCGTTGAAGTTGATGGTGTACCGGCCGGGCAGCTCCGGGGGACCCCAGTGCAGCGGCTGGTGGGAGTGCTCGATGTCGATGATGGCGAGCCGGTTGAAGCCGAACACGACCTCGCCGCCCTGCCAGGTGCCCGTCTCGTCGGGCCCGCGGTGCCGCTGGCAGCGCATCGCGGCGGCCACCGCCGAGCGCGCCTGCTCGGCTTCGTTCTCGCCAGGGCAAACCAGTCCAACCAGGCCGCACACGCCGTTGCACCTTTCGTGGGGTGTGGAGAAGTACCCAGTATGCCGGGAGTGCTTTGTGTGACCGAAACTGCACCATGCGCGAGCCGCCCCCGAGGGGTGAACACCCACCGGCTGAGCTACGCTCCCGCATGATCCGGCAAGGAGGCGAAGGCCGCCCTTGCCTGCTTTCTGATTGCCGCCTCCGGCGGCGGTGAGCTTTCAACGAGGAGGCGGCGAGCAGTGGGCCTGAAGGAGGGCACCAGGGCAGCGCGGCTGGCGAAGGTCGCCGGGCTGGTCGGCCTGGTCGGCGTCGGGGCCACGGGTTGCTCCACGGATGAGGTGCTGCGCTTCGGCTGGCCGGTGGCCGTGACGCCGCAGGCCGAGCGGATGCGCGAGCTGTGGACCTGGTCGGTCGTCGCCGCGCTCACGGTCGGTGTGATCGTCTGGGGGCTGATCCTCTGGTCGATCGCGTTCCACCGGAAGAAGAGCGAGGAACTGCCCCGCCAGGTGGCCTACAACCTGCCGCTGGAGCTCGTCCTCATCGTCGTGCCGACGATCATCGTCGCGGTGCTGTTCTACTTCACCGCGGTCACCCAGAACTACGTGACGAACAAGTCCGACGACCCGGACGTGACGGTCGACGTGATCGCGTTCCAGTGGAACTGGGAGTTCAAGTACCCGGAGTACAAGACCGACCGGGACGACCAGCCGGTGAGCACCGTCGGCACGTCCGGCGAGGTGCCGCTGCTGGTGCTGCCCCAGGGCCGGTCCGTCCGGTTCAACCTGGAGTCCACGGACGTCATCCACTCGTTCTACGTGCCGGAGTTCCACTTCAAGCGGGACGTCTTCCCGGCGCCGAAGAAGAACAACCAGGACGACTCGTTCGAGATCACCCAGATCGACCGCACCGGCTCGTTCGTCGGCCGCTGCGCCGAGCTGTGCGGCGTGTACCACGCGGTGATGAACTTCGAGGTCCGCGCGCTGGAGCCGGCCGTGTTCGACCGGTACATGTCGCTGCGCGAGAAGAACAACCCGAAGACCGGTCGGCCCTACAGCGCCGCCGAGGCGCTGACCGAGCTGGACTGCGGTGAGCTGTGCACGCCGCACGCGGTCACGACCAAGCCCTTCGACACCGACCGGACCGTCCGCGAGGCGTCCGGCGGCGGCAGGTAGGAGGACGCTGCGATGAAGGTCGAAGCGCGCATTTTTGACTTGGTGATGGCGTTCTCGTTCCTGGTGTCCGTGGTGTACGGCTACTGGACGTGGGACGCGACGGGAGCCGTCGAGCCGACCGGCACGGTGGCCCTCGCCCTGACCGGTGGCCTGGCCCTGATCGTCGGCACGTACTTCCGGTTCGTGGCCCGGCGGATCGAGGTGCGGCCGGAGGACAACGCGGACGCGGAGGTGTCCGACGGCGCCGGTGAGCTGGGCTTCTTCAGCCCCGGCTCGTACTGGCCGATCGCCCTGGCGGGCGCCGCCGCGCTCGCGGGCGTGGCCCTCGCGTTCTGGCACGTGTGGATGCTGGTGGTCGGCGTGGTGCTGGTGCTGATCGCGGTGGGCGGACTGGTGTTCGAGTACCACACCGGGCCGAACCACGACTGACGTCCGGAGTTCGTTCGGGGCCGTCTTCCCTGGTGGGAGGCGGCCCCGGCGCATTGTCGGGGGTTGCGCCACGACGTCGGACGCGCCGCGCCGTCGCGGGTCACGCCGCCTTGTCGGAGCCCTGGTAGCTGTCGACGTACTCCTGGCCGGACAGTTCGAGGATGCGGTACACGACCTCGTCGGTGACGGACCGCAGGACGGGCAGCGACTCGTGCATCCCGGTGTACCGGGAGAAGTCGAGCGGCTTCCCGAACCGGATGGTCACGGGGCGGATGCGAGGCAGCTTCGCGTCCACCGGCTGGACCTGGTCGGTCCCGATCAGCCCGACCGGCACGACCGGCGCGCCCGACTCCAGCGCCATCCGCGCGACACCCGTGCGACCCCGGTGCAGCCGGCCGTCCAGCGACCGCGTCCCCTCCGGGTAGATCGCGAACGCGCCACCGCCGGCCAGGATCTCCGCCGCGGTGTCCAGGGAGGCCCGTGCGGCCCTACCGATACCCCGGCGTACCGGAACGTGGCCCAGGGAGCCGAAGAAGTAGCGGGAGAGGGCGCCCTTGACCCCCGTGCCCTCGAAGTACTCGGCCTTGGCGAGGAACGAGACCCGCCGCGGCACCACCATCGGGATCACGATGCTGTCGATGAACGACAGGTGGTTCGGTGCGAGGATCACCGGCCCGTCCGCGGGCACGTTCGCGAGCCCCTCCACCTCGGGGCGCCAGACCAGCCGTGCCGTCGGCGCCACCACGCGCTTCATCACCGTGTAGAGCATGGGAACAGCATTCCTTGTCCTCGTTACTGGGCAGTAAAAAGGTGGCTGAAACCTCACTGGGGCGAGGTGTGGGGACGTGCATGGGGGATGGGGAGCGGTGGGCGGAGTGAGCGGTAAGGGCGGAGAGGAGTGAAGGGAGCAGGGGCGCGTGAGGGAGAGGTGCCGGGAATGTCGTACCCCGGTGGTTGGCTGTGTGTCGGGGGCCCCGGAGGCAGGGGACGCCCGCGTTCGCGTGCCCAGCGTGGCGAAGCGGTGCGGTGCGGGGTCGAGTCGAAGATCAAAGCGTGAAGGGCGTCCTCGACGGACGGGCAGGCCGCCGAGGATGACCTCTGGGCGTGCCTTCGGTGCGGCGCGGTGCAAGGGCAAAGCTTCTCCGAAGCTCTGCTTCGCGTGTCATCCCCGTATGGCCTGGTCAAAGACCACACGCCTGGTCAGGCAGGTCAAGCGAAGGGCGTGCTTGACCTGCCTGACCGAGCGTGGACCCCTGCGGGCAGGCCATCCGGGGATGACACGCTCGGGTGAGGTGTGCGGGGGCGTCAGGCGTCGGGTAGTTGGGCCTTGAGTTCCGTCGAACGGGTGGCCCAGCGGCGGAGCAGGTCGGCTGCCGCGCCCGAGTCGATCGCCTCGCCCGCCCGGCCCAGTGCCGCCGCCAGGTCCGCGTGCAGGTCGCCGCTCAGGCCGCTGTGCGCCGCGATGGCGCCGGCCGCGTTGAGCAGCACCGCGTCGCGCACCGCGCCCGGCTTGCCGGTCACGAGTTCGCGCACCACCTCCGCGTTGACGGACGCGTCGCCCCCGCGCAGGTCGTCCGGCAGGGCCGGCTCGACGCCCAGCGCGGACGGGTCGATGCGGTCGGTGCGGACGGTGTGATCGTCGGCCACCCAGACGGCCGTCGTGGTGGTCGTCGTGATCTCGTCCAGGCCGTCCTCGCCGCGCACGACGAGCGCCGTGTGGCCCCGCCGGGCCAGCACGCCGGCGATCAGGGGCGCCGCCGCCGCCCGCGCGCAGCCGATCAGGCCGACCGTCGGCTGCGCCGGGTTGGTCAGCGGGCCCAGCAGGTTGAACGACGTCGGGATGCCCAGCTCCCGCCTCGGCCCCAGCGTGTGCCGGAACGCCGGGTGGAAGACCGGGGCGAAGCAGAAGCCGATGCCCAGCTCCTCGACGGTCGTCTGCACGCCCAGCGGCGGCAGGTCGATCGCCACGCCCAGGGCCTCCAGCACGTCGGCCGTGCCGCACTTGGACGACGCCGCGCGGTTGCCGTGCTTCACGATCGGCACGCCCGCCGACGCCGCCACGATGGCCGCCATCGTCGAGATGTTGACCGACC
Coding sequences:
- a CDS encoding MFS transporter — encoded protein: MIALVLMLCAFAVGTSEFIVVGVLPDVAADLDVALPTAGLLVTAYAVSVAIGGPVLTVLTGRLPRRSLLIAVMVLALLASAACALAGDYTTLMAARMVAALAQGLFFAVASQVAVAAVPPEKQTAAIAKVVNGVALSTVLGIPIGTLIGQNYGWRASFALVAALTLLGLVGVVLGAPKVEHEPDPGVRASLFAFGKRTVLLGLLTTVLSFTGMITAFTYVAPALTDITGFDPAWVTGVLLVYGLGTMVGSTIAGRVPPHVIPKVLPIPLAALTVLLLAQGFLLETKVTAVVALFVLGASAFASGPLLHTFLMGQAGPAAGLVASVNISAFNVAAALGPMIGGAVIAGGPGLQWVAAVGAVPTVVGVLVALVIGRLTRRGAAPAAPVPTTLAHV
- a CDS encoding MerR family transcriptional regulator, with translation MLIGELSERTGATVRMLRYYEQQGLLRPRRTGSRYRVYDEADVERVRSVRCLIGSGLNVRLVRLVLAHAFGEQVDLPADEARCVPLLEMLQDELGNVAQRIEALERTRTHLSRLVSDVEVILAARRGEGVDGEACSGLTAGAVRAHVEEAGGEQAGLARAGMARADVVGAEVVGADVVGAEVVGAEVVGAEMAR
- the asnB gene encoding asparagine synthase (glutamine-hydrolyzing), which codes for MCGLVGLVCPGENEAEQARSAVAAAMRCQRHRGPDETGTWQGGEVVFGFNRLAIIDIEHSHQPLHWGPPELPGRYTINFNGEIYNYVELRAELTKQFGAVFATDGDTETIVAAYHYWGPAAVAKLRGMFAFLIWDSERKVVFGARDPFGIKPLYYAAGPGGVAFSSEKKSVLELAPTLGIRPELDRKALQHYLILQYVPEPESLHGQVHRIESGTSFTVAPGGKPVVERYFPATFRPRAVHGDADANRLYDEITEALRDSVAKHMRADVTVGSFLSGGIDSTVVAALAKEHNPDLITFTTGFERAGYSEIDVAAESAAAIGVKHVVRAVTAQEMMDALPLITWYLDDPVADPALVPLWFIAREAREHVKVVLSGEGADELFGGYTIYREPLSLAPFEKVPGALRKAMGRVSTKIPQGVRGKDLLRRGALTLEERYYGNARIFLDDQLRQVLRTYDPNVSHQDVTAQPYRESQGWDPVTRMQHVDLFTWLRGDILVKADKMTMANSLELRVPFLDPEVFRIASQVPSELKLTKETTKHALRRAIRDIVPAHVLNRRKLGFPVPIRHWLKDEMHEWAIDIVRQSQTDQYIDKTAVLRVIEEHRSGVADNSRRIWALLVFMIWHGIFIEGRIRPQVPEPHYPVKL
- the coxB gene encoding cytochrome c oxidase subunit II, which gives rise to MGLKEGTRAARLAKVAGLVGLVGVGATGCSTDEVLRFGWPVAVTPQAERMRELWTWSVVAALTVGVIVWGLILWSIAFHRKKSEELPRQVAYNLPLELVLIVVPTIIVAVLFYFTAVTQNYVTNKSDDPDVTVDVIAFQWNWEFKYPEYKTDRDDQPVSTVGTSGEVPLLVLPQGRSVRFNLESTDVIHSFYVPEFHFKRDVFPAPKKNNQDDSFEITQIDRTGSFVGRCAELCGVYHAVMNFEVRALEPAVFDRYMSLREKNNPKTGRPYSAAEALTELDCGELCTPHAVTTKPFDTDRTVREASGGGR
- a CDS encoding cytochrome c oxidase subunit 4, translated to MKVEARIFDLVMAFSFLVSVVYGYWTWDATGAVEPTGTVALALTGGLALIVGTYFRFVARRIEVRPEDNADAEVSDGAGELGFFSPGSYWPIALAGAAALAGVALAFWHVWMLVVGVVLVLIAVGGLVFEYHTGPNHD
- a CDS encoding lysophospholipid acyltransferase family protein, which encodes MLYTVMKRVVAPTARLVWRPEVEGLANVPADGPVILAPNHLSFIDSIVIPMVVPRRVSFLAKAEYFEGTGVKGALSRYFFGSLGHVPVRRGIGRAARASLDTAAEILAGGGAFAIYPEGTRSLDGRLHRGRTGVARMALESGAPVVPVGLIGTDQVQPVDAKLPRIRPVTIRFGKPLDFSRYTGMHESLPVLRSVTDEVVYRILELSGQEYVDSYQGSDKAA
- the trpD gene encoding anthranilate phosphoribosyltransferase, with the protein product MAAERTWPLLLNQLIDRVDLSEDDTGWAMDQIMSGAATPAQVGAFAVALRAKGETPEEVDGLASVMLKYGRRFTVDARAADIVGTGGDNSGSVNISTMAAIVAASAGVPIVKHGNRAASSKCGTADVLEALGVAIDLPPLGVQTTVEELGIGFCFAPVFHPAFRHTLGPRRELGIPTSFNLLGPLTNPAQPTVGLIGCARAAAAPLIAGVLARRGHTALVVRGEDGLDEITTTTTTAVWVADDHTVRTDRIDPSALGVEPALPDDLRGGDASVNAEVVRELVTGKPGAVRDAVLLNAAGAIAAHSGLSGDLHADLAAALGRAGEAIDSGAAADLLRRWATRSTELKAQLPDA